A genomic window from Oceanibaculum nanhaiense includes:
- a CDS encoding N-acetylglutaminylglutamine amidotransferase: MCGIAGEIRFDDHPASSAAIAAMTDRMAPRGPDGEGLFLQGRVALGHRRLKIIDLTERAQQPMVDNGLGLTIVFNGIIYNYKELMAELEAKGYRFFSTGDTEVVLKAFHAWGPDCVSRFHGMFAFAVTERDSGRVTLARDRLGIKPLYYAETAHSFRFASSLPALLAAGRASGELVDTDIDPVALHHYMSFHAVVPAPYTILKGVRKLPPATLMIIEADGARKQHRYWQPDFVRHADEAKLSFEDWQEKTLDALTLAVKRRLVADVPVGVLLSGGLDSSLVVGLLANLGQQDLKTFSIGFETVGEERGDEFQYSDIVAKHFGTDHHQLFVDSSRALPELQNCIAAMAEPMVSHDAIGFYLLSQEVAKHVKVVQSGQGADEVFAGYHWYPPLMNSTNPVEDYARVFCDRTHAEFGQAVDPRFVDGDHSRAFIAEHFGMAGADTAVDKALRLDTGIMLVDDPVKRVDNMTMAWGLEARVPFLDHELVELAARIPPEMKVEGDGKYVLKEAARKVIPKEVIDRPKGYFPVPALKYLRGPFLEMVRDALTSQAARDRKLFNPAYVETLLKDPDAHLTPLRGSKLWQCALLELWLQQNQA, translated from the coding sequence ATGTGCGGCATTGCCGGTGAAATCCGGTTCGACGATCACCCCGCCTCCAGCGCCGCGATTGCGGCGATGACCGACCGGATGGCCCCGCGCGGGCCGGATGGCGAAGGACTGTTCCTGCAAGGGCGCGTGGCGCTGGGACACCGGCGGCTGAAGATCATCGACCTCACCGAGCGTGCGCAGCAGCCGATGGTGGATAACGGCCTCGGCCTCACAATCGTCTTCAACGGCATCATCTATAATTACAAGGAGCTGATGGCCGAGCTGGAGGCCAAGGGCTACCGCTTCTTCTCCACCGGCGACACCGAAGTGGTGCTGAAGGCCTTCCACGCCTGGGGCCCGGACTGCGTGTCGCGCTTCCACGGCATGTTCGCCTTCGCCGTGACCGAACGCGACAGCGGCCGCGTGACGCTGGCGCGCGACCGGCTGGGCATCAAGCCGCTCTATTACGCCGAGACGGCGCACAGCTTCCGCTTCGCCTCCTCCCTGCCGGCCCTGCTGGCCGCCGGGCGGGCATCGGGCGAGCTGGTCGATACCGACATCGACCCGGTGGCGCTGCATCATTACATGAGCTTCCATGCGGTGGTACCGGCGCCCTACACCATCCTGAAGGGTGTGCGCAAGCTGCCGCCGGCGACCCTCATGATCATCGAGGCGGATGGTGCGCGAAAGCAGCACCGCTACTGGCAGCCGGATTTCGTGCGCCACGCCGACGAGGCCAAGCTCAGCTTCGAGGACTGGCAGGAAAAGACGCTGGACGCGCTCACCCTCGCGGTGAAGCGCCGGCTGGTCGCCGACGTACCGGTCGGCGTGCTGCTGTCCGGCGGGCTCGATTCCAGCCTGGTGGTCGGACTGCTGGCCAATCTGGGCCAGCAGGATCTGAAGACCTTCTCCATCGGCTTCGAGACGGTGGGCGAGGAACGCGGCGACGAATTCCAGTATTCCGACATCGTGGCGAAGCATTTCGGCACCGACCATCACCAGCTGTTCGTCGATTCCAGCCGCGCCCTGCCGGAGCTGCAGAACTGCATCGCCGCCATGGCCGAACCGATGGTCAGCCACGATGCCATCGGCTTCTACCTGCTCTCCCAGGAGGTGGCGAAGCATGTGAAGGTGGTGCAGAGCGGCCAGGGGGCGGACGAGGTGTTCGCCGGCTATCACTGGTACCCGCCGCTGATGAACAGCACCAACCCGGTCGAGGATTACGCCCGCGTATTCTGCGACCGCACCCATGCGGAATTCGGTCAGGCGGTCGATCCGCGCTTCGTGGATGGCGACCACAGCCGCGCCTTCATCGCCGAGCATTTCGGCATGGCCGGCGCCGATACGGCGGTAGACAAGGCGCTGCGCCTGGATACCGGCATCATGCTGGTCGATGACCCGGTGAAGCGCGTCGATAACATGACCATGGCCTGGGGGCTGGAGGCGCGCGTGCCGTTCCTCGACCATGAGCTGGTCGAGCTGGCCGCCCGCATCCCGCCGGAGATGAAGGTCGAGGGCGACGGCAAATACGTGCTGAAGGAAGCCGCCCGCAAGGTGATCCCCAAGGAGGTCATCGACCGGCCGAAGGGGTATTTCCCGGTGCCGGCGCTGAAATATCTGCGCGGTCCGTTCCTGGAGATGGTGCGCGACGCGCTGACCTCGCAGGCCGCGCGTGACCGCAAGCTGTTCAACCCGGCCTATGTCGAGACCCTGCTCAAGGATCCTGACGCGCATCTGACGCCGCTGCGCGGTTCCAAGCTGTGGCAGTGCGCCCTGCTGGAGCTGTGGCTGCAGCAGAACCAGGCGTAA